Part of the Musa acuminata AAA Group cultivar baxijiao chromosome BXJ2-7, Cavendish_Baxijiao_AAA, whole genome shotgun sequence genome is shown below.
TCCTCGTCGACGAGCGCGGCGACCTGAAGGTCTCCGACTTCGGGCTCTCCGCCGTGGCCGAGCAGAAGCGAGCCGACGGTCTCTTCCACACCTTCTGCGGCACCCCGGCCTACCTCGCGCCCGAGGTGCTCTCCCGGAGGGGCTACGACGGTGCAAAGGTAGACGTCTGGGCCTGCGGCATCATCCTCTTTGTACTCATGGCGGGTTACCTCCCCTTCACCGACCGCAGCCTCCTGACCATGTACCGGAAGATCTACATGGGCGTGTTTCGGTGCCCCCGGTGGTTCTCCGATGACCTCGTCCActtcctccaccgcctcctcgACGTCAATCCCCAGACCCGAATCACCATCCCCGAGATCATGGCGAATCCCTGGTTCACGAAAGGGTTCCGGCGCGTCGAATTCTACATCGAAGACAACCAACTGCACAGCCTGGGTGATCCAGAAGATGAACAGACGCAGAGCAACGATGAACCCTACGAATCGGGGTCTGAATCGGACTGCTCCGTTGCCTCCTGTCCAGCGTCGCTCTCCTACGAGCAGCGTGAGCCGCGAGGGCCGCAGAGCCTCACAGCGTTCGACATCATATCCTTCTCCAAGAGCTTCAACCTGTCGGGGCTGTTCGAGGAAACAGGGGAGACTAGGTTTCTGTCCAAGGAGCCGGTGTCGGAGATCGTGGCGAAACTGGAGGATATTGCGAAGGCCATGAGTTTCAAGGTGAGAAGGAAGGCCTGTCGGATCAGCTTGGAAGGAACGAGGGAGGGAGAGAAGGGCCCGCTGACCATCGGCGTGGAGATATACGAGCTAACGCCGTCAATTGTGGTGGTGGAGGTGAAGAAGAGGGCCGGGGACGAACAGGAGTACGAAGAATTCTGCAGCAAGGAGCTGAAGCCCGGGATGCAACACCTCATCTACGAGTCGCCTCCCGTCGCCAAAGCCACTTCGAGCTCATAGTAAGGCGAGAAGAAACATAACCGATTAGGACATATCTTATTAGATACACTATTTGTGCAGCAGTTGCTTGCATCGTTTTctttcatatttgatgatttggatgtaTTCATTGAAAGATTCCAATCTGTAAATATACCTTCTGCAAGAAGTTGGCTACACTTTGCAGGCACCAAAACAGCAGTCATACGCATTCCACCTTCTTGCAATAAGTTTTGAGTAAACCGAGCAGGCAAACAAAACAGCAGTCATCATCACCTCCGCTTCCTCACTGGACTTCAGTTAGCCACGAGAGAGAGCAAAGCTCAAGTACAACAGAGAAATATTAAGGAATTTACACTCTGGTCATATAATCTTGGTCCCCAATGCACCAAGTTGCGGTAATCGAACATACAATGATTATACATATTCAAGTTCGTAGTAGATCTGTATCGACACACCCTGGTCTCTCGCAAAGCCTATAGACTGCGGAAGACCCCTGGTTCACAATTGATCACTATGGCTAAAGAAAGAGGATGATGGATCTCCGATGGTTCAACCGTACAACAAAGAGCAGGAAGATGAGCACATTGAGGTTCACATGACGATGGACGACCAATATACAAGAAAGTTGCCGCGTAGTTCTACAAAGAGGTCCAGGTTTGGATGGAGCAACACGAAATTTCAGGGGGATCAGCTCGCTTCGACCGACAGGATCTCGAGTTCTGCCCACCAAAGTGGAGAGAGTCTTGGTGTGGCTGCTTCGGGTGAAATCGCAATCACTGCCCTCAACTTAGAAGTAACTTCCTTCATGGTCGGCCTCTTGCTCGGGTCGGGATTGATGCAAGCTTGGATGATCTCGCAAATGATCTTTAGTTCCTCTTCCTTGTGGGTCTTCAAACTGGGATCAACCAAGGAGCCAACACCACCATTACCATTGAGGTACTCCACAACCTGTTGTTTCAGCGGAGCAGGTATCTTAGAGCCGCTACCACATCATCTAGTCctcttaagaaacaaaagatttatgcTAGCACTTTTTGGACAATTcaagaggaaaagaaagaaataagaaacTAAAAGGCTCTCGCTACTAGTAACCAGGACTGTGATATGTGCCAGCTTACCGAGTTCAGAAGGGAGTCTTGTTCTTCAGAATATGGAACCTTTCCAGAAACTATTTCTAACAACAGGATTCCAAAACTATAAACATTGCCTGCAGGATCTGCAGAAAGGGATTCAGAGGGATCAAGGTCATCGTCTCCATTTGTCTTTCCCTCGCTGACAATTTCTTTCCAAACACTGACATCCGCAATCTGCATGGGATTAATCAGCTTATAATCATATATAACAAGAAGAATAAGTCATAGATCCATCTATTCCTAGCATCTAATAGAGCCACCATATTGTAGACACTGTTGGTTCACCTTGGCAGCAAAATCCTCTGATACGAGGATCGAGCTCGACTGCAGGTTGGGATGGGGCACGGATGGGTTCAGCTCATGCATGTGCTGGATACAGTAGGCCATCCCCATAATTATCCTCATTCTAGCACTCCAATCAAGTTGCTCAAATTCTTCTACTGCACAACAGTTAGATTTGTTATTAGTTTGGTCTGTCATTAACTGCTTCGATGCCAAGCTTTCACCAAATGCATTATTCTTTTCTCACCATGAAGATGCTCATAGAGTGTGCCATTAGGTGCATATTCAAGGACCATCATTCTCATAAATGGCTCATCCTCCTCACAGTAACCGAGGAGGTTGACAAAGTTCTTGTGATTCATACGAGACAGCGTGTCTATCTGTATGTCCAAGAGGACGAAAATATGTCAATGCACTGGCCATGCATcaatttaacatgtggagtatagGCAGAGAAGATAAACTGCAACAAAAATACCAAGAATGAAAAACCTTTTTCCTGAAAAGAAATTCTGAATGCCTTGACCAATCATCGGTAGATGTGATGGTGGTTGATACTACTGCTATCTCGACCCCACTTGATAATGTTCCCTTGTAGATTGTGAAATCTGGATAGCTGACAACAATATTGCTGAAATCCTCACAAGCAGCTTCAAGCTCTGGGCGCTTTAATTTTGGTACCCCTTTAAGTATGAGAGAGAAGATATTAAGTTGGGTGTATTGGCATGCATGAGAACAAACATTTAGTTCAATGAAAACATTTCCCTGTGTAAACTAATTAGAAGCACAGTCTCCCTTGCTACCAGTGCATCAGGAAAGATGAAGCATTCAATAACCCAGTGAATAGAACATATTGCTGGTAGTAGATCAGGTGGCATTTAAGTCGCACCAAAACTAAGTAGCAAAAAATAAGCCTTCTTCAATAAGCTATTTTTTGTGCTTAAATCTGCCTTGAAGCATGCCCATTACCTAcaacctaaataattttcctgaTGGGAGAAGGCTTCTCTGTAAAGATTCTGATAACGAACTTAAAGATCACTTCATACAAATTCTGTTTTCATACATCCATTTTACTCTAGGTGAACAGATCACATGAAATGTAGCACCAGTAAACTAAGTCAACTTCACTGCACATCCCCATGTTTTGAGCTGGAATCAATTAATTATAAATGATAATCTAAACATGAGAAGAGCCTAACTAGACAAAATGTTGAAACTAAATAGCTCACCCTGATCAAATAGTTATTATATCCTGACATGTCAAAACAAGTATCATATTATTAACGACCAAACATAGTAAGTAGAAAGGGATTCACCTGTTACAAATGCCTTCTGTAACTGACCACTTAGGCCAGTTTTCCAAGGACCTATAGTAGATGAATTCTTGCTGCGGCAAACCAAAAACATGCATGTCACCAGGGTAAGAAGCAAAGCAGCCGCCGGAAGAACAAGAACGTATAACCATGTTGCTGATTTTTTGTTCAACGGAATATCATTCCCAGCAGAATCCGTAGGCTTTGTCGGTGTTGATTCAGGAGGAGTTTTCGAAGGAGAAACTGGTGCTGGAGTTTGAGGAGGTATAGGAGCTGGGGCTGGCTTTAGTTTAGATTTATCTCTTATTGCAGGAAATGAGCCACTTGCAATAGGTGGAACAGTGACCGCTTGAAGTACAGGACCATTGCTTCCAGGAGCAGCAGGGAGGTTTCTGGTTTCTTCAACCAGCCTACGGCGTGCAGTTGGTACATGTACATTTGACGTTATATATGGCTCACCAAAACCAGCTGCAGTCAGTAAATATTATAATTTCTGTTGAGTTAAAACTCTTCTAGTGGTCAACGATATTGAATCAacagtatatatttttttcacttaCTGGCTAAAtaattgtttctttccttttgtccATCTGCAAGACTTCCTTCAGATCTAAGGCTTGGAAGCAAAACTCTTCTGCATTTGAGAGACATTTATAAAAAATTGTCATCAGCTATCAGAAAAGTTATTGCCGAGATAAAAACATACAAAAAGGTAGAAGAAAAATTCTTACAGGGGTGAAATGTCAAGGATCTGTATAATTCTTCCTTCAAATGGGATCAGAAAGGAGTTAAATTTCTTCAGCGTTTGCCAACCAGTCTCCCAGAAgctgatatttaataataatagcaaTAATGTGAATATCAAAATCCATTCCTTCAACTTATACAGATTACTTGTagagtatgaaaaaaaaaaaagaactagtcAAAATGCAAATACAAGTATCTGGACAATAGAAGCTAATGATGAATCTTAATAGAGAAATTAGTTTGAGTCCCTTGGCCTACCCAATTTCTAGTGAGAAGCTATTGTCGACAACAGCTTTGCTTCCCAATAATTTAATTCGGATTTACTTAATTTCTAGTCATATCCATAATACATTTTAAAATTCTTCTAGccagattaaagaaaaaaaattaaaattgcacATTACTCCTGTGGGTGACTAGTTCATTATTTGATCTTTTACATGTATTTGCAGAATACTATCATGCTTTCATGATAATGATAGAGCAGTCATGATTAAGTATACAAAGCTACATATGCATTTTTGCCCTCTCTGGCGTCAGACTATTTCCATTTCTTAAGAACATTAGTTTGCAGTATTTCAGAATGTCAAGAACATAGGTTTATACATACCCCAATTCCACATTTTGGTTGATATGACCAGAACAATCTGACAATTTCACCATTTAAATAAACAGTAACGCAAGTAGAAATGTCGAAGGATATGAAAGGTCAAAACAAATACAGAAATTACACAAAAGAAGCATAAATCATTGGCTTGGCAGCATGGATCCTTCCCACTATTGAACCAAACATACATACAGAAAAGGTCCTTTAGAATTTAATCAGGGATAAGCTTTTCCCAGTATCTACTATATTATTGTTTATTAATTGTTGACTATTTTAATTCTTTTATTCCTTACTTTGACATCATCAACAGAACAAGCAAGTTCATTTGGGAAAAGATAATCATTGCTTCATTGGTTCAGCCTATATGAGATATAAACTTGCGTGAAAACAGCCTGGCTACATTGAAGCATGAATCTTACATGAAATACTTCACACTGCCTATTACACATTGAATCTCATGGCTTCTTTTCATAATTTAAATTCTTAGTATAAAG
Proteins encoded:
- the LOC135585487 gene encoding protein MALE DISCOVERER 2-like isoform X2, whose protein sequence is MLICRCICHRGVEDDGGISKKNWNPSDDDPCNWTGVHCADGKVVTLNLKEFSLRGILAPELGNLSHLRALVLYRNNFYGVIPKEIGGLTMLELLDLRNNMLNGTIPKEIGEILSLKHLLLCHNKLQGNTLLIQNPNMHFDLMHDQNLSCDMANNLGHVNRKVKNCFWETGWQTLKKFNSFLIPFEGRIIQILDISPLRVLLPSLRSEGSLADGQKERNNYLATGFGEPYITSNVHVPTARRRLVEETRNLPAAPGSNGPVLQAVTVPPIASGSFPAIRDKSKLKPAPAPIPPQTPAPVSPSKTPPESTPTKPTDSAGNDIPLNKKSATWLYVLVLPAAALLLTLVTCMFLVCRSKNSSTIGPWKTGLSGQLQKAFVTGVPKLKRPELEAACEDFSNIVVSYPDFTIYKGTLSSGVEIAVVSTTITSTDDWSRHSEFLFRKKIDTLSRMNHKNFVNLLGYCEEDEPFMRMMVLEYAPNGTLYEHLHVEEFEQLDWSARMRIIMGMAYCIQHMHELNPSVPHPNLQSSSILVSEDFAAKIADVSVWKEIVSEGKTNGDDDLDPSESLSADPAGNVYSFGILLLEIVSGKVPYSEEQDSLLNSVVEYLNGNGGVGSLVDPSLKTHKEEELKIICEIIQACINPDPSKRPTMKEVTSKLRAVIAISPEAATPRLSPLWWAELEILSVEAS
- the LOC135585487 gene encoding protein MALE DISCOVERER 2-like isoform X1; protein product: MGGRWNLFRFHLHKVLCVVLMIHLLSDECLSINLEGLSLLEFRSRVESDPYGALQNWNPSDDDPCNWTGVHCADGKVVTLNLKEFSLRGILAPELGNLSHLRALVLYRNNFYGVIPKEIGGLTMLELLDLRNNMLNGTIPKEIGEILSLKHLLLCHNKLQGNTLLIQNPNMHFDLMHDQNLSCDMANNLGHVNRKVKNCFWETGWQTLKKFNSFLIPFEGRIIQILDISPLRVLLPSLRSEGSLADGQKERNNYLATGFGEPYITSNVHVPTARRRLVEETRNLPAAPGSNGPVLQAVTVPPIASGSFPAIRDKSKLKPAPAPIPPQTPAPVSPSKTPPESTPTKPTDSAGNDIPLNKKSATWLYVLVLPAAALLLTLVTCMFLVCRSKNSSTIGPWKTGLSGQLQKAFVTGVPKLKRPELEAACEDFSNIVVSYPDFTIYKGTLSSGVEIAVVSTTITSTDDWSRHSEFLFRKKIDTLSRMNHKNFVNLLGYCEEDEPFMRMMVLEYAPNGTLYEHLHVEEFEQLDWSARMRIIMGMAYCIQHMHELNPSVPHPNLQSSSILVSEDFAAKIADVSVWKEIVSEGKTNGDDDLDPSESLSADPAGNVYSFGILLLEIVSGKVPYSEEQDSLLNSVVEYLNGNGGVGSLVDPSLKTHKEEELKIICEIIQACINPDPSKRPTMKEVTSKLRAVIAISPEAATPRLSPLWWAELEILSVEAS
- the LOC135617915 gene encoding CBL-interacting protein kinase 19-like, with the translated sequence MSEAAKKTTSEQERRGKNGKDLLLGRFEVGKLLGAGSFAKVYVARNVLTDKLVAIKVLDKDKIVKGGYMGHIKREIAVLRRVRHPYIVQLFEVMATKTKIYLVMEYVRGGELFSRVNKGRLPEDNGRPYFQQLISAVAFCHARGVFHRDLKPENLLVDERGDLKVSDFGLSAVAEQKRADGLFHTFCGTPAYLAPEVLSRRGYDGAKVDVWACGIILFVLMAGYLPFTDRSLLTMYRKIYMGVFRCPRWFSDDLVHFLHRLLDVNPQTRITIPEIMANPWFTKGFRRVEFYIEDNQLHSLGDPEDEQTQSNDEPYESGSESDCSVASCPASLSYEQREPRGPQSLTAFDIISFSKSFNLSGLFEETGETRFLSKEPVSEIVAKLEDIAKAMSFKVRRKACRISLEGTREGEKGPLTIGVEIYELTPSIVVVEVKKRAGDEQEYEEFCSKELKPGMQHLIYESPPVAKATSSS